In Rhododendron vialii isolate Sample 1 chromosome 9a, ASM3025357v1, the following are encoded in one genomic region:
- the LOC131301132 gene encoding protein PHOSPHATE STARVATION RESPONSE 1-like: protein MHSISSRPTPLASDGGTSGHMSSSVSGYPTEANFSSASAQAGRPDNYPFISPSSSVQSMQPVSHQIENSDVFWRAEPLQDFLDFPENISAQNGQVESSIGVMASEEHVKRTDWQEWADQLITTDDALDSWCDVLVDGDVPDLKPMVMEPSTGVSVPQTQVPLHHPISSGGSPSPTAPQHKARMRWTPEHHEAFVEAVNKLGGSERATPKCVLKLMDVEGLTIYHVKSHLQKYRTARYKPESSEGRPEKKSAPVEEITSLDLKNRSMGITEALKLQMEVQKQLHEQLEIQRNLQLRIEEQGRYLQMMFEKQKKMDDERLKASSSNPNEPPSPLPTTVVPASLPSEDSTASKLDNVKTGSSGASATTALEVTPHDPDARGSSPRPTKRARGD from the exons ATGCATTCCATTTCCTCTCGCCCAACTCCATTGGCTTCTGATGGCGGGACATCTGGACACATGTCCTCATCCGTTTCTGGATACCCCACAGAGGCTAATTTCTCTTCAGCTTCAGCCCAAGCAGGGCGTCCCGATAATTATCCCTTCATTTCTCCTTCATCAAGTGTACAAAGTATGCAACCAGTTAGTCACCAAATCGAAAACAGTGATGTATTCTGGCGAGCAGAACCGTTGCAGGATTTCCTTGACTTCCCTGAAAACATATCTGCCCAGAATGGTCAGGTAGAGAGCAGTATCGGTGTAATGGCATCTGAAGAACATGTCAAGAGAACTGATTGGCAGGAATGGGCTGACCAGTTAATCACCACTGATGATGCGTTGGACTCTTGGTGTGACGTCCTTGTTGATGGAGATGTACCAGATCTTAAACCAATG GTTATGGAACCGTCTACAGGAGTTTCTGTACCTCAGACACAAGTCCCTCTTCATCATCCCATATCATCTGGTGGAAGCCCATCACCAACAGCTCCCCAGCACAAGGCGCGAATGCGTTGGACGCCAGAACATCATGAAGCCTTTGTGGAAGCTGTCAATAAGCTTGGTGGTAGTGAAC GAGCTACACCGAAGTGTGTCCTAAAGCTCATGGATGTTGAAGGCCTGACAATCTATCACGTAAAAAGCCACCTGCAG AAATATAGAACAGCCAGATACAAACCAGAGTCATCAGAAG GGAGGCCTGAGAAAAAGTCGGCTCCTGTCGAAGAGATTACGTCTCTGGATTTGAAAAA TCGGAGTATGGGGATAACCGAAGCACTGAAGCTGCAGATGGAAGTTCAGAAACAACTTCATGAACAACTTGAG ATCCAGAGAAATTTGCAATTGCGAATTGAAGAACAGGGAAGGTACCTACAAATGATGTTTGAGAAACAGAAGAAGATGGATGATGAGAGATTGAAAGCATCCTCCTCCAATCCCAATGAACCACCTAGTCCATTACCAACTACGGTGGTGCCAGCTTCTCTTCCCAGTGAGGATTCAACGGCCTCAAAACTTGATAATGTCAAGACAGGAAGCAGCGGAGCTAGTGCTACCACAGCACTGGAAGTAACTCCTCATGATCCCGATGCTAGGGGGTCCAGCCCTCGACCTACAAAGCGTGCAAGAGGAGATTAA
- the LOC131301131 gene encoding peroxisome biogenesis protein 12 isoform X1 yields MLFQVGGQGDRPTFFEMAAAQQLPSSLRAALTYSLGVLALRRPFLHKVLDYEDEFFAFLMLILETHSLRTTDASFAESLYGLRRRAVNIKVKKDNTRSDSGDRISHSGLEKHQKVLSVAFLVVLPYFKSKMHSIYNKEREARLRASLWGDGDERYDDADYLDGGSSSVVSTSGSDVGESVGAILKKKIQKVICACYPWLHAGNEGLSFAYQLLYLLDATGFYSLGLHALGIHVCRATGQELMDTSSKISKIRSRERERLRGPPWLKAVQGALLSCTYTVLDYAQTGLIAAVFFFKMMEWWYQSAEERMSAPTVYPPPPPPPPPKIAKEGIPLPPDRAMCPLCSQKRANPSVLAVSGFVFCYACIFKYVSQYKRCPVTLLPATVDQIRRLFHDV; encoded by the exons atgttGTTTCAGGTAGGAGGGCAAGGGGACCGACCCACCTTCTTCGAGATGGCGGCGGCTCAGCAGCTCCCTTCCAGTCTCAGAGCCGCCCTCACCTATTCACTGGGC GTGTTGGCTTTACGAAGACCCTTCCTCCATAAGGTTTTAGACTATGAAGACGAGTTCTTTGCCTTCCTCATGCTCATTCTTGAAACTCACAGCTTACGCACTACAG ATGCTTCATTTGCTGAATCTTTATATGGCTTGCGAAGGAGAGCAGTTAACATAAAAGTGAAAAAGGATAATACTCGTTCAGATTCGGGTGACAGGATTAGTCACTCGGGGTTGGAGAAGCACCAAAAAGTTCTCTCAGTTGCCTTTCTG GTTGTTTTGCCATATTTTAAGTCGAAAATGCATTCTATATATAACAAAGAGAGGGAGGCTAGACTTCGAGCTAGTTTATGGGGAGATGGCGATGAAAGATATGATGATGCTGACTATCTTGATGGAGGTAGTAGTTCTGTAGTTTCAACGAGCGGTTCAGATGTCGGGGAATCAGTGGGCgcaattttgaagaaaaagattCAAAAGGTTATTTGTGCTTGCTACCCATGGCTACATGCTGGAAATGAAG GATTGTCATTTGCATATCAGCTGCTGTATCTGCTGGATGCTACCGGTTTCTATTCACTTGGATTACATGCCCTTGGAATTCATGTTTGTCGAGCTACAGGGCAAGAACTG ATGGATACTTCTTCTAAAATTTCTAAGATAAGAAGTCGTGAACGTGAAAGGCTCCGTGGCCCTCCTTGGTTGAAG GCAGTACAAGGAGCGTTGCTGAGCTGTACGTACACAGTTCTTGACTATGCACAAACTGGTTTAATTGCTGCAGTGTTCTTCTTTAAG ATGATGGAATGGTGGTACCAATCTGCAGAGGAGAGAATGTCGGCACCAACAGTGtatcctccaccacctcctcctcctcccccaaaG ATTGCCAAAGAGGGAATTCCACTGCCACCTGATAGAGCAATGTGCCCTTTGTGTTCGCAAAAGCGTGCAAATCCATCAGTACTTGCTGTTTCAGGATTTGTATTCTGTTATGCTTgcatatttaaatatgtttcTCAG TATAAACGATGCCCAGTTACTCTACTGCCTGCGACAGTGGACCAGATTAGGAGACTCTTTCATGATGTGTAG
- the LOC131301131 gene encoding peroxisome biogenesis protein 12 isoform X2: MKTSSLPSSCSFLKLTAYALQGCIIADASFAESLYGLRRRAVNIKVKKDNTRSDSGDRISHSGLEKHQKVLSVAFLVVLPYFKSKMHSIYNKEREARLRASLWGDGDERYDDADYLDGGSSSVVSTSGSDVGESVGAILKKKIQKVICACYPWLHAGNEGLSFAYQLLYLLDATGFYSLGLHALGIHVCRATGQELMDTSSKISKIRSRERERLRGPPWLKAVQGALLSCTYTVLDYAQTGLIAAVFFFKMMEWWYQSAEERMSAPTVYPPPPPPPPPKIAKEGIPLPPDRAMCPLCSQKRANPSVLAVSGFVFCYACIFKYVSQYKRCPVTLLPATVDQIRRLFHDV, translated from the exons ATGAAGACGAGTTCTTTGCCTTCCTCATGCTCATTCTTGAAACTCACAGCTTACGCACTACAG GGTTGTATAATCGCAGATGCTTCATTTGCTGAATCTTTATATGGCTTGCGAAGGAGAGCAGTTAACATAAAAGTGAAAAAGGATAATACTCGTTCAGATTCGGGTGACAGGATTAGTCACTCGGGGTTGGAGAAGCACCAAAAAGTTCTCTCAGTTGCCTTTCTG GTTGTTTTGCCATATTTTAAGTCGAAAATGCATTCTATATATAACAAAGAGAGGGAGGCTAGACTTCGAGCTAGTTTATGGGGAGATGGCGATGAAAGATATGATGATGCTGACTATCTTGATGGAGGTAGTAGTTCTGTAGTTTCAACGAGCGGTTCAGATGTCGGGGAATCAGTGGGCgcaattttgaagaaaaagattCAAAAGGTTATTTGTGCTTGCTACCCATGGCTACATGCTGGAAATGAAG GATTGTCATTTGCATATCAGCTGCTGTATCTGCTGGATGCTACCGGTTTCTATTCACTTGGATTACATGCCCTTGGAATTCATGTTTGTCGAGCTACAGGGCAAGAACTG ATGGATACTTCTTCTAAAATTTCTAAGATAAGAAGTCGTGAACGTGAAAGGCTCCGTGGCCCTCCTTGGTTGAAG GCAGTACAAGGAGCGTTGCTGAGCTGTACGTACACAGTTCTTGACTATGCACAAACTGGTTTAATTGCTGCAGTGTTCTTCTTTAAG ATGATGGAATGGTGGTACCAATCTGCAGAGGAGAGAATGTCGGCACCAACAGTGtatcctccaccacctcctcctcctcccccaaaG ATTGCCAAAGAGGGAATTCCACTGCCACCTGATAGAGCAATGTGCCCTTTGTGTTCGCAAAAGCGTGCAAATCCATCAGTACTTGCTGTTTCAGGATTTGTATTCTGTTATGCTTgcatatttaaatatgtttcTCAG TATAAACGATGCCCAGTTACTCTACTGCCTGCGACAGTGGACCAGATTAGGAGACTCTTTCATGATGTGTAG